Proteins from one Fragaria vesca subsp. vesca linkage group LG6, FraVesHawaii_1.0, whole genome shotgun sequence genomic window:
- the LOC101295056 gene encoding uncharacterized protein LOC101295056, with translation MANMTLLSLSSSTLSHLTTKPTWRIKAKAMASVPTKTKVVPAVIVGGGRVGKALNDMGSGDDLLVKRGEPVPLDFEGPIMVCTRNDDLEAVLQSTPRPRWNDLVFFQNGMLEPWLESKGLADANQVLAYFAVSKLGEPPVDGITDTNPEGLTASYGKWASVVADRLHAGGLTCKVLDKEAFQKQMLEKLIWISAFMLVGARHPGATVGGVEKDYRSEVSSLIAELASAASAEKGLVFEGGMEDRLCAYSRAVSHFPTAVKEFKWRNGWFYSLSEKAIAEGKPDPCPLHTAWLKELKIV, from the exons ATGGCCAACATGACACTACTCTCACTCTCTAGTTCCACTCTCTCCCACCTCACAACAAAACCCACTTGGAGAATCAAAGCCAAAGCCATGGCCTCCGTACCCACCAAGACCAAAGTGGTGCCTGCTGTCATAGTCGGCGGCGGAAGGGTTGGGAAGGCCTTGAATGACATGGGCAGTGGTGATGACTTGCTGGTGAAAAGAGGAGAGCCTGTGCCTCTTGACTTTGAAGGCCCTATCATGGTTTGCACTAGGAATGATGATCTAGAGGCTGTTCTTCAGTCCACTCCCCGGCCCAGATGGAACG ATTTGGTTTTTTTCCAGAATGGAATGCTGGAACCATGGCTTGAAAGTAAAGGTCTTGCTGATGCAAACCAAGTGTTAGCATATTTTGCTGTCTCCAAGCTGGGAGAACCTCCGGTTGATGGAATAACTGATACCAATCCTGAAGGACTGACAGCATCATATGGGAAGTGGGCATCTGTAGTAGCTGACAGATTACATGCTGGCGGCCTCACTTGCAAG GTTCTCGACAAGGAAGCATTTCAGAAGCAGATGTTAGAAAAGTTGATATGGATTTCAGCATTCATGCTTGTTGGAGCTCGTCATCCAGGAGCAACAGTAGGTGGTGTAGAGAAAGACTACCGCTCTGAG GTTTCCAGCCTTATTGCAGAGCTCGCCTCCGCAGCATCAGCTGAAAAGGGGTTGGTATTTGAAGGAGGCATGGAGGATAGACTATGTGCATACTCACGGGCCGTTTCCCACTTTCCTACTGCAGTCAAAGAG TTTAAATGGAGAAATGGTTGGTTCTATTCTCTCTCTGAAAAGGCAATTGCAGAAGGAAAGCCTGATCCCTGCCCCCTACATACGGCATGGCTCAAGGAATTGAAAATTGTTTAG